Genomic segment of Dromiciops gliroides isolate mDroGli1 chromosome 3, mDroGli1.pri, whole genome shotgun sequence:
tcagaatttgaacccaggttttctgattctttccactctatcatACTACCTGTGCAAtgtacctctctgggcctcagtttcttcatctgtaaaatggaggggatTACATTAGATACCCTCTTAGGTTTATTGTAGCTCTAAATGTTATGATCCCTTTTGCCTCAAAATATAGccatatatggggcagctaggtgatgaagtggataaagcaccagccctggattcaggaggacctaaattcaaatctggtctcagacacttgacacttactagctctatgaccctgggcaagtcacttaaccctcattgccccaccaaaatatatatacatatatatgtgtgtgtgtatgtgtgtgtctatctatctatatctatatccatatgtatGATTTCCTTCAAAAGAATGGAGGTAACAGAGAgatgggacagccaggtggcacagtgccagatagagtgccaagcctggagtcaggaagacttgagttcaaatccagcctcagatgtttatAGCTgtatgactcagggcaagtcacttaaccttgtttgcctcagtttcctcatctgtaaaatgaactggagaaggaaatagccaactactccagtatctttgccaagacaactccaaacggtgtcacaaagagtcaaatgtgactgaaactactgaacaacaatataacaAAGGGGGCAGAAATTGGATTAGGGTGGctcttttaaataaaaagcatCAAATACATGGTGAATTTGAGTGGAAGAATTGAAAAGAGCTTAGGACTCTACTCACAGCAGCCACAGCCAAGCCACCCACCAAAATATATTGTTTCCCAGAATGCTATATGTAAAGGATTGTGAGTATTGTTGTTTTTAACCATTCCTACTTGCAAAGAGAGATAATATTAAATAGTGCTTAGTAGATAGAGTCTagaacttggaattaggaagctTTGAGTTCGAAttctgccacagacacttaccagctatgtctccctggacaagtcacttcacctatgtttgtctcagtttcctcatttgtaaaatagggataataatagtgtccacctcccagggttgttgtaaagatcaaatgagttaacatttgcGAAATGCTTTGTGAACttaatgtgatatataaataCTAACAATTATTTTAGCACCATCTttaaatgtgaaagaaaacaacactttttggggggcagggcaatgagggttaagtgacttgcccagggtcacacagctagtaagtgtcaagtgttgctggccacatttgaactcaggtcctcctgaatccagggccagtgctttatccactgcaccacctagctgccccaacacttttttttttttaagccagagATTGACATTGGGTCATCGAGGTGCTGGTGATTGCTTTTCAAGCATAAGATACATAAGAGTTTTGGTACCATTGGGGATAGTCGGGTCAGCACTGTACACTGATGATGAGAGAGGAACACCATGTTGTTCTTCTCTCTGTTAAGATTCAAGAAGTACCCTGAGTTCAgggaatgtttttgctttttctctatatccttagcacttggcacagtgcctatcaTCTAGACAGCACTTACTGAATTGTTAGTTGATTGCTTGACTCTCTCACTTTCGTCTCTCCCTTGACAATTTTCTATTTCCACAATTTCAACCATTATTTCTTCATAAATGACTATCAGATCTTTATATTCAGCCCTGTCTTCTCTCTTTGAAGTCCCAGACACCCATTTCCAACTGCCTACAGGACATGTCTACCCAGATATCCCATTGGCACCTTAAATTCAACTTGTCTATGAAATATGATTtcacaaaattagaaaatattttgagtAACTGAATAGTCAATAGTCTgtaaatattaagtacctaccatgttccaagcactgtgctaagtgctggggatattaATATGGGGAGAGGGGCGAGGAaagaaagacattccctgccctcaagaatattacaatctaatgggggtaaacaatacacaaaaagagactgaaaaaggattaggaaagaggaaaaggtccccTGCTCAAGTCAGTCAaagaagtcccaaagtagtgcaACCAGTTGAGAAATGAGGAGATTATCTGAGCCCAACTCTCTCCTTACATGGAGGTTTGGAGTTCATGGCTTCGCCTCCAATTAGAGAGGCAGAGAACAGACTTGAGATGAACTACCAATTTTCATGATATCATCTAATTAGAATCAAAAAGGCTTAATTATCATTTTTCCCTTTGAACTGAGCTCTAAGAAACATAAGTTCCCAATATACTCCTCTGTTTCAAATATCTAAATCTTGTtacccttatttatttattgaagtaTAACTGAGTTTTTATCTTCTTTAGCAGAACTCCCAGACTAGGGTTCTTCTCACTTACAGGTCATCTCTTCCTTACTTAGGGGGTTCCTTAAAAGGCAGGTGTTCTTAATACAGGAtccatatacaatatacacacatatatgtatagatatgcatgtatatatacacatttatgtgtgtgttatatgtgtatgtattatatactcTGTGTGTATTGTACATATTATACATtgcatgtatataatatgtatgtatcaataattatatttcaatgtaattgatttcccTGGTGATactatatatgttattttatgcatttaaaaacatgattctgaaaagggatctattttgttgtcgttgtttagtcatttcagtcatgtctgactcttcgtgaccccatttagatttttcttggcaaagatactgtaatgattTACcacttcttctccagctcattttacagatgaggaaactgaggcaaacagggttaagtgacttgtccagggtcacacagctagtaagtgtctgagaccagatttgaactcaggaagactcatcttcctgactccaggcctggcactctgtctaccatactatcttgctgcccaaaggggtccataggcttcttcaaactgccaaaggggtctatgacacaaaatatTAAGAACTCTTGACTTAGAAGTTTCTCAGATTGGGAGAGAAGGCCTAGCCTCACTTCACATTAacctgtttctctttcctttgcagTATGTATCCACCAGGCGTGCAGTCACACAGAATACTCCAGAGCCAGCTGGCTTCCATGCCCACCATCacatccaccaccaccaccgccaccaccaacCACAACAACACCATCTTCACCACCACCGGCATCACTCCCTTCCTCACCACCTTCACCACCAGGAGGCAGTATTGCACGAGGCTCCACTTCCCCTCTGCATCTGCCCTTTATTCTCCTGTCAATGGGAAGGCCAACTGGAGGTGGTATTGTCCCACCTGAGGCAAAGCCACAGAATTGACATCCTGCAGGGAGCAGAGATAGTCTTCCTGGCCACAGACATGAACCTTCCAGCACCAGCTGATTGGATCATCATGCATTCCTGCTTGGGCCACCACTTCCTCCTGGTGCTGAGAAAGCAAGAGAAGTATGAGGGCCACCcacagttctttgccaccatgatgCTGATTGGGACCCCAACTCAGGCTGACTGCTTCACTTACCGCCTAGAGCTCAACAGGAACCAACGGCGTCTGAAGTGGGAGGCCACACCCCGATCGGTCCTGGAGTGCGTGGACTCCATCATCACTGATGGTGATTGCCTGGTACTAAACACCTCCCTGGCCCAGCTCTTCTCTGACAATGGCAGTCTGGCAATTGGGATTGCAATCTCAGCAAGCAAGGTCCACACCCCTGAAGTTGAGATCTAAAGGACagagacatgcacacacacttaCCGCCTCCAAGAACAACAAACCATTGGTTGTCTCCGTGGTTTCTGGATGTCAAGACTctagacttttttcttctttttttggtctcaggTCTTTTGTGGTATTTAGTATTTGTCTGCCATAGGCATTATGTTATGTATACATCCTGTGATTTAAGATCTCAATGTAATGTATTTCCTGTTTTGTTGATACaattttatgtagtattttaaagaTAGTTATCCAATCAGAATGGTTATTTCTATCCACCATGACtctccacaaacacacacacacacatcacaaacacacacacacacatgcatacaggCATGATTGAACAAAATTAATAAGTTCATGAAACCACTCACACGTGAGTGGGCAAGTCCATGAAACCAACCAGAGAGATACATGGTGTCTTAAAAGAATGGGGTTACATCTTTCTCCTGTCTATTTCATAACTGGCCAAATCTGGGGTACCCCTTTTCAGCACATCAAGTAATAAGGTCTAATTGACTCAGGCATCTGGTAACCCTTAATTAGCACTTAACCACAAAGATGACATCTATATACAATATTGGGGGCAAGGATAGGAATTATAACATGCATTCCCTACAGATCTAGTTCTGCGATTCAAGATGGACATTAAATACTAAGTGCAGCTTTAGAAGGCTCTCATAGGTTTTTTCCACTTTAAGAGATAGCATTGTTCTTTGAAAGAGCACAGGGTTTTGaagcaaaggacctgggttcaaataccagctctcATTTATTGCCAGCTTTTAACTTTGGGATTtacagttggaaggaaccttagagatcacctatccaaccccttcatttcataataaatgtttacttaatgagctttatggatgaggagacaAATCCAGAGAgttaaaggtcacacagatagcaagtagaGTTGGACTTTGGTACCAAATTTTCTCACACACAATCCAGTTATTTTCCCAATACAAGAGGATGATATTGAGTCTTATCTTCCCTAGAACTAGACTCAAAATTACCCATCTTTTTTTGATGGTCTCCTGAGCATTCCCTTGTCCTGTAATTTTCAAGAAGAATTCACTATGACATCAAAtgtgagagaaggaaagaaaggcagaaaaagccaaaaaagaaagtaacacaaacatctctctctctgaaaTGCAGTTATTTCCCCAGATAGTCTGCTTCATAATGCAGTTATGAAGCCTGACAGTTCTGTCACCTGGCTCTTAATACCTTACAACCTATAGCTCCATAATGACATTGAATAGAATGAATTTAGAGCATGATACACAGATCCCATAGCATAAATGATAAATAACCCATATTCAAAATGAAGGGTCCTCTGTTTTGTCTTCTGCAGACAACTGAATGGTATCCTCTTCATAGGCAGTCCTTCATATATTTGAATTCAATGCAATGTAGCAGATATTGATTGAGAATCTGTGATGGGCAAGGGAATGGTAGAGTACACAGAGATGAAGACCAGATTCCTGCCCTAGAAGAGCTCACAACTTCCCAAGAGATTTTTCTCACTCatattatatattctaaaatattccaTGGA
This window contains:
- the SIAH3 gene encoding seven in absentia homolog 3, whose protein sequence is MLFFTQCFGAVLDLIHLRFQHYKAKRVFSAAGQLVCVVNPTHNLKYVSTRRAVTQNTPEPAGFHAHHHIHHHHRHHQPQQHHLHHHRHHSLPHHLHHQEAVLHEAPLPLCICPLFSCQWEGQLEVVLSHLRQSHRIDILQGAEIVFLATDMNLPAPADWIIMHSCLGHHFLLVLRKQEKYEGHPQFFATMMLIGTPTQADCFTYRLELNRNQRRLKWEATPRSVLECVDSIITDGDCLVLNTSLAQLFSDNGSLAIGIAISASKVHTPEVEI